A genome region from Natronosalvus rutilus includes the following:
- a CDS encoding DUF255 domain-containing protein, producing METDDVTRVEWREWGADAFDEAADRDVPVLLSLTATWCDHCHEMDAETYAVPTLAANVNDGFVPVRVDVDRHPRVRDRYNMGGFPSTVFLAPDGSILTGAGYLGHDGLRQVLERVRSVWETKGAEAGSIPRPLQDTEPPAGQLTADVERQMLGQLTDQYDEVAGGWGEEPKFPLPDALEFALKRDREMALRCFDAVSANLLDEYEGGFYRFATGQDWSGLQHEKLLDSNAALLRAFANAYLYTGEDSYRKPAERALEYLTTTLWVPESGEDGDDRSHGGAFAGSQAPGDPESHVLEASDREAVDQPPVDETVFAGANALAIDALCTYRAYTDDERAGRYAERALETLRDAMLEDGVVTHYRPAGADSGWAVESERGLLADQARVLQALTNARSILGADTVDDAVAVADATIDRLRVGDSFVDGPRSGAGLLEHPLRPLDANVELADALLDLAAITGEDRYERVARETLEAFAGASDRFSVQVARYASVATRVLEGSLVIRIGTPAGSDLHRAACRIADHEKVVVPGVQGVSDVPEGAAVAERGSRTTEPATTPAELSDHVSNLLV from the coding sequence ATGGAAACGGACGACGTCACGCGGGTCGAGTGGCGCGAGTGGGGAGCCGACGCCTTCGACGAGGCGGCCGACCGGGACGTCCCGGTCTTGCTCTCGCTCACGGCGACCTGGTGTGACCACTGTCACGAGATGGACGCCGAGACCTACGCCGTGCCGACGCTCGCGGCCAACGTCAACGACGGGTTCGTCCCCGTCCGCGTCGACGTCGACCGCCACCCGCGGGTGCGCGACCGGTACAACATGGGCGGCTTTCCTTCGACGGTCTTTCTCGCCCCCGACGGTTCCATCCTGACGGGCGCGGGCTACCTCGGTCACGACGGCCTTCGCCAGGTGCTCGAGCGCGTTCGCTCGGTATGGGAGACGAAGGGTGCCGAGGCGGGGTCGATTCCACGGCCGTTACAGGACACCGAACCGCCAGCGGGGCAGCTCACGGCGGATGTCGAACGACAGATGCTCGGCCAGCTCACCGACCAGTACGACGAGGTTGCCGGCGGCTGGGGCGAGGAACCGAAGTTCCCGTTGCCGGACGCCCTCGAGTTCGCGCTCAAGCGCGACCGGGAGATGGCGTTGCGGTGCTTCGACGCCGTCTCGGCGAACCTGCTCGACGAGTACGAGGGGGGCTTCTACCGCTTCGCGACGGGCCAGGACTGGTCGGGCCTCCAGCACGAGAAGCTCCTGGACTCGAACGCGGCGCTCCTTCGGGCGTTCGCCAACGCCTACCTCTACACGGGCGAGGACAGCTACCGAAAGCCGGCCGAGCGCGCGCTCGAGTATCTGACGACGACGCTGTGGGTGCCAGAAAGCGGCGAGGATGGAGACGACCGGTCCCACGGCGGCGCCTTCGCCGGGAGCCAGGCCCCCGGCGACCCGGAATCCCACGTCCTCGAGGCGAGCGACCGCGAGGCGGTCGACCAGCCCCCCGTCGACGAAACCGTCTTCGCGGGAGCGAACGCGCTCGCGATCGACGCCCTGTGCACCTACCGGGCCTACACCGACGACGAGCGCGCCGGGCGGTACGCCGAACGTGCCCTCGAGACGCTTCGAGACGCGATGCTCGAGGATGGCGTCGTCACCCACTATCGACCGGCCGGGGCCGACAGTGGATGGGCCGTCGAGAGCGAGCGCGGACTGCTCGCCGACCAGGCCCGAGTTCTGCAGGCGCTGACGAACGCGCGATCGATCCTCGGCGCCGACACAGTGGACGACGCGGTCGCCGTCGCGGACGCGACGATCGACCGGCTTCGGGTCGGCGACTCGTTCGTCGACGGGCCTCGATCCGGCGCAGGGCTGCTCGAGCACCCCCTGCGGCCGCTCGACGCGAACGTCGAACTCGCGGACGCGCTGCTCGACCTCGCGGCGATCACGGGCGAAGATCGGTACGAACGGGTCGCTCGCGAGACGCTCGAGGCATTCGCCGGGGCGAGCGATCGCTTTTCGGTACAGGTCGCCCGCTACGCGAGCGTGGCAACGCGCGTGCTCGAGGGCTCGCTCGTGATCAGGATCGGAACGCCGGCCGGGTCGGACCTCCATCGGGCGGCCTGTCGCATCGCGGATCACGAGAAGGTCGTCGTCCCTGGCGTCCAGGGCGTCTCGGACGTGCCCGAGGGAGCGGCGGTCGCCGAACGCGGGTCGCGAACGACCGAGCCCGCGACAACACCTGCGGAGTTGAGTGATCACGTCTCGAACCTCCTGGTGTAG
- a CDS encoding cytochrome P450, protein MSDLSTPPTPDGGALLGHTRAFSRDPFGALERWADHGDVVRLEFPGETFYLVSDPALIERVLHDADGRFVIAEQQRRAFADVEDHAVTTAVGDRWRRLRTALQPAFARNTIDRYADGMVEQTVSRVEAWDDGEEIDLHREMRYLTLDILAETLLGVDIGGNEDVVLDATDALVDRADPRRPAQLLPDWVPTPTDRRFRRKVAALDSYVDRCLAARQEGSRGDDACSVLLDAHDRGELTGEEVRHNLVALLLAGSDTSALGLTYCWYLLSTHPDAYSALVAEYDEHVESKRPTAESRERLDGLRNAVSETLRLYPPTWNTMRQAVRPVMLGGYRLPEGAELMLSQWVLHRDERFWESPSAFRPSRWEDERDRPEYAYFPFSGGPRHCIGMHFAWLELHLALATMIGRVELDVTIDETLTFAPTLSLRPEAEISAIVRHR, encoded by the coding sequence ATGAGCGACCTGTCGACACCGCCGACTCCGGACGGAGGGGCCCTACTCGGCCACACGCGCGCGTTCTCCCGCGATCCGTTCGGAGCGCTTGAACGGTGGGCCGATCACGGCGACGTCGTGCGACTCGAGTTCCCGGGGGAGACGTTCTACCTGGTCTCCGATCCCGCGCTCATCGAGAGGGTTCTCCACGACGCCGACGGTCGATTCGTGATCGCGGAACAACAACGCCGGGCGTTCGCCGACGTCGAGGACCACGCCGTGACGACTGCGGTTGGCGATCGATGGCGGCGACTCCGCACGGCGCTCCAGCCGGCGTTCGCCCGGAATACGATCGATCGGTACGCCGACGGGATGGTCGAGCAAACTGTTTCACGAGTCGAGGCGTGGGACGACGGCGAGGAGATCGATCTCCATCGCGAGATGCGATACCTGACGCTCGACATCCTCGCCGAGACGCTCCTCGGCGTCGACATCGGCGGGAACGAAGACGTCGTACTGGACGCCACCGACGCGCTCGTGGATAGAGCCGACCCCAGACGACCCGCTCAACTCCTCCCGGACTGGGTTCCGACCCCGACTGACCGCCGGTTCCGACGGAAAGTGGCCGCGCTCGATTCGTACGTCGATCGGTGTCTCGCCGCCAGGCAGGAGGGGTCCCGTGGGGACGACGCCTGTTCGGTGCTACTCGACGCCCACGACCGTGGCGAGTTGACGGGAGAAGAGGTTCGTCACAATCTCGTCGCCCTGTTGCTCGCCGGCTCTGACACCTCCGCGCTCGGTCTGACCTACTGCTGGTACCTGCTGAGTACACACCCCGACGCGTACAGCGCGCTCGTTGCAGAGTACGACGAACACGTCGAGTCGAAGCGACCGACCGCCGAGTCCCGCGAACGCCTCGACGGACTTCGAAACGCCGTCTCGGAGACGCTGCGACTCTATCCGCCGACGTGGAACACCATGCGCCAGGCGGTTCGACCGGTTATGCTCGGCGGCTATCGGCTTCCGGAGGGTGCAGAACTCATGCTTTCGCAGTGGGTGCTCCACCGAGACGAACGGTTCTGGGAGTCCCCGTCGGCGTTCCGACCGTCGCGATGGGAGGATGAACGCGATCGGCCGGAATACGCCTACTTCCCGTTCAGCGGCGGCCCGCGTCACTGCATCGGCATGCATTTCGCCTGGCTGGAACTACACCTCGCACTGGCGACCATGATCGGCCGCGTCGAACTGGACGTAACTATCGACGAAACGTTGACCTTCGCTCCGACGCTCTCTCTTCGGCCCGAAGCGGAGATATCTGCGATCGTTCGACATCGATAA
- the asnB gene encoding asparagine synthase (glutamine-hydrolyzing): MCGIVGAYGRVDEETLSLMLEWIEHRGPDDEGRYIDRDAGVMLGARRLAIVDLEGGSQPKWNEDETVGVVFNGEIYNHDELRGSLQQDGHRFESQSDTEVLVHLWEAYGHRMVDHLEGMFAFSIWDAESETIFLARDRMGIKPLYYGRTDTGYVWGSELPALLIGGVNRSIDPAAVFNHFSLEYAPGSQTLLRDVRKVKPGHTVEIGPDGVREREYWSFLDVETGSATTSFADAADRLSTLLERSVEQRLMADVPVGAFLSGGLDSSAIVGIASNLRDEPLDTYSVAFSDERFDESAEARLVADHFGTNHHEVHVDLSSMDVFDDMIRHLGEPTGHLQMLPLFLLSQRAREDVKVALAGEGADELFAGYSRYQQAPQYKRKVDFLPKFTHDVAGAVATVAPVGSKHLQYYSWLKDNTELVLHNTCGFMPFRPEPDDFLTTGETAETSGLRSSVSQVTSRVEDPTPEQHISAFETSQTLPNFHLFKADHTSMAQSLELRVPFLSADIVEFAHSLPIEYKATDQDVKRVLKRAVGDLLPREILEREKMGMRPPVEDWFRGDHDAIERWFDRGRLERTPYVDADRAAGLRDRHRRGEESVGRTLWLILTYVAWYHTFIDEETAIV; this comes from the coding sequence ATGTGTGGCATCGTTGGTGCGTACGGTCGGGTCGACGAGGAGACGCTCTCGTTGATGCTCGAGTGGATCGAACATCGAGGACCCGACGACGAAGGACGCTACATCGACCGAGACGCAGGAGTAATGCTGGGGGCGCGACGCCTCGCCATCGTCGACCTCGAGGGCGGTTCCCAACCGAAGTGGAACGAGGACGAGACGGTGGGCGTCGTCTTCAACGGCGAAATCTACAACCACGACGAGTTACGAGGGTCCCTCCAGCAGGACGGCCACCGATTCGAAAGCCAGTCCGACACCGAGGTCCTGGTCCACCTCTGGGAGGCGTACGGCCACCGAATGGTCGACCACCTCGAGGGCATGTTCGCCTTCTCCATCTGGGACGCTGAATCGGAAACGATCTTTCTGGCTCGCGACCGGATGGGCATCAAGCCGCTGTACTACGGGCGAACGGACACGGGGTACGTCTGGGGGAGCGAACTCCCGGCGCTGCTGATCGGCGGCGTGAATCGATCCATCGACCCCGCGGCCGTCTTCAACCACTTCTCGCTCGAGTACGCGCCGGGCTCCCAGACGCTGCTTCGAGACGTCCGGAAGGTAAAGCCGGGACATACCGTAGAGATCGGCCCCGACGGCGTTCGAGAGCGCGAGTACTGGAGTTTCCTCGACGTCGAAACCGGCAGCGCGACGACGAGTTTCGCGGACGCTGCCGATCGACTGTCGACTCTGCTCGAGCGATCCGTCGAGCAGCGCCTCATGGCGGACGTCCCCGTCGGGGCGTTCCTCTCGGGTGGCCTCGACTCCTCAGCGATCGTCGGCATCGCCTCGAACCTCCGGGACGAGCCGCTCGACACCTACTCCGTCGCATTCAGCGACGAACGTTTCGACGAGAGCGCGGAGGCCCGCCTCGTCGCGGATCACTTCGGGACGAACCACCACGAGGTGCACGTCGACCTCTCCTCGATGGACGTGTTCGACGACATGATTCGCCACCTCGGCGAACCGACCGGGCACCTGCAGATGCTACCGCTCTTCTTGCTCTCTCAACGCGCCCGCGAAGACGTAAAGGTCGCCCTGGCTGGCGAGGGCGCCGACGAATTGTTCGCCGGCTACTCGCGGTACCAGCAGGCGCCCCAGTACAAGCGGAAGGTCGACTTCCTCCCGAAGTTCACCCACGACGTCGCCGGCGCCGTCGCCACGGTGGCGCCCGTCGGTTCCAAACACCTGCAGTACTACTCCTGGCTGAAGGACAACACCGAACTCGTCCTCCACAACACCTGTGGGTTCATGCCGTTCCGTCCCGAGCCGGACGATTTCCTCACGACGGGCGAAACCGCCGAGACGTCGGGCCTTCGCTCGAGCGTGAGCCAGGTGACGAGTCGGGTCGAGGATCCAACGCCCGAACAGCACATCTCGGCGTTCGAGACGAGCCAGACACTTCCGAACTTCCACCTGTTCAAGGCCGACCACACGAGCATGGCCCAGTCGCTCGAGCTCCGGGTTCCGTTCCTGTCCGCCGACATCGTGGAGTTCGCCCACTCGCTCCCGATCGAGTACAAGGCGACCGACCAGGACGTCAAGCGCGTGCTCAAACGCGCCGTCGGTGACCTGCTCCCCAGGGAGATCCTCGAGCGCGAGAAGATGGGGATGCGACCGCCCGTCGAGGACTGGTTCCGGGGGGACCACGACGCGATCGAGCGGTGGTTCGACCGCGGGCGCCTCGAGCGGACGCCGTACGTCGACGCGGACAGAGCCGCGGGGTTGCGGGATCGCCACCGTCGCGGCGAGGAATCGGTCGGGCGAACGCTCTGGCTGATCCTCACCTACGTCGCGTGGTATCACACGTTCATCGACGAGGAGACGGCCATCGTCTGA
- a CDS encoding ATP-binding protein, with protein MPPSPYGDADPALAAYTRQQETIAELGQQGLETDDLDQLIHDTTVTVVETLDADYAKVLELLPDEEAVFLRQGVGWDDGLVGTATVPTDQDSQAGFTLLTEEPVVVDDLRTEERFSGPDLLTDHGVRSGVSVIIGSVDDPWGILGVHTTEAREFTEHDATFVQSVANVLATAIENTRTQRRFQAVFEDPNILVGLLEPDGTVMDINQTAMEYIDADLDDVTGEIFWETPWWGEGDDVRADVKEWTERAAAGEYVEFEADLTRPDGERYTLNGTFRPVTDDDGDVVSIIVSDRDVTERKRHERRLRKSEQRHRTLAENFPNGIVTMFDDDLRYTLAAGLAFDDLPVSSSDLEGQFVREAWPDEVGETLESAFRDALEGETRTVEVEYAHREWIIRVVPLTDDDGTVFGGMTIAQDVTEQVERQRKLEASNERLEQFAYAASHDLQEPLRMVSSYLQLIERRYGDDLDEDGEEFLEYAVDGADRMREMIDGLLQYSRVDTQGDPLEPVDLDDVVDDVIEDLQLQIEESGAEIAVGSLPRVEGDASQLRQVFQNLLTNAIAYSGDEPPSIRVTADRRGQRWLISVRDEGIGIDPEDQDLVFEVFQRLHSRDEQAGTGIGLALCQRIVERHGGRLWVESEPGEGSTFSFTLPAAEE; from the coding sequence ATGCCGCCATCTCCGTACGGAGACGCAGATCCGGCACTTGCCGCCTACACCCGCCAACAGGAAACCATCGCCGAACTCGGCCAACAGGGGCTCGAGACTGACGACCTCGATCAGCTAATCCACGACACGACGGTGACGGTCGTCGAGACGCTCGACGCCGACTACGCCAAGGTCCTCGAGTTGCTTCCTGACGAAGAGGCGGTCTTCCTTCGACAGGGTGTCGGCTGGGACGACGGGCTGGTAGGAACCGCGACGGTGCCGACCGACCAGGACTCACAGGCCGGCTTCACCCTCCTGACGGAAGAGCCGGTCGTGGTCGACGACCTTCGCACGGAGGAGCGGTTCTCCGGGCCCGACCTGCTAACCGATCACGGCGTCCGAAGCGGCGTGAGCGTCATCATCGGGTCGGTGGACGACCCGTGGGGTATCCTGGGCGTCCACACGACCGAAGCACGCGAGTTCACCGAGCACGACGCGACCTTCGTCCAGAGCGTCGCCAACGTGCTTGCAACGGCGATCGAAAACACGCGGACGCAGCGGCGATTCCAGGCGGTCTTCGAGGACCCCAACATCCTGGTCGGGCTGCTCGAGCCGGACGGGACGGTGATGGACATCAACCAGACGGCGATGGAGTACATCGACGCCGACCTCGACGACGTGACGGGCGAGATATTCTGGGAGACGCCGTGGTGGGGCGAGGGAGACGACGTCCGGGCCGACGTAAAGGAATGGACCGAACGCGCCGCAGCGGGCGAGTACGTCGAATTCGAGGCCGACCTCACCCGGCCAGATGGCGAGCGATACACCCTCAACGGGACCTTCAGACCGGTGACGGACGACGACGGCGACGTCGTCTCGATCATCGTCTCCGATCGAGACGTCACCGAACGGAAGCGACACGAACGACGGCTCAGGAAGTCCGAACAGCGCCACCGCACCCTCGCCGAGAACTTTCCGAACGGGATCGTCACGATGTTCGACGACGACCTCCGGTACACGCTCGCTGCAGGACTGGCCTTCGACGATCTGCCCGTCTCCTCGAGCGACCTCGAGGGACAGTTCGTCAGGGAAGCGTGGCCGGACGAAGTCGGCGAGACGCTCGAGTCGGCGTTCCGGGACGCCCTCGAGGGCGAGACACGAACGGTCGAAGTAGAGTACGCCCACCGGGAGTGGATTATTCGCGTCGTTCCGCTCACCGACGACGACGGCACAGTGTTCGGCGGAATGACCATCGCCCAGGACGTCACCGAACAGGTCGAGCGCCAGCGAAAACTCGAGGCTTCGAACGAACGCCTCGAGCAGTTCGCCTACGCCGCCAGCCACGACCTCCAGGAGCCCCTGCGGATGGTCTCGAGTTACCTCCAGCTGATCGAACGGCGCTACGGCGACGACCTCGACGAGGACGGCGAGGAGTTCCTCGAGTACGCCGTCGACGGCGCCGACCGCATGCGCGAGATGATCGACGGCCTCCTTCAGTACTCCCGGGTGGATACGCAGGGCGACCCGCTCGAACCGGTCGACCTGGACGACGTCGTCGACGACGTGATCGAGGATCTCCAGCTCCAGATCGAGGAGAGCGGCGCCGAGATCGCGGTCGGCTCGCTGCCCCGCGTCGAGGGCGACGCCAGCCAGTTACGACAGGTGTTCCAGAATCTCCTCACGAACGCGATCGCCTACAGTGGTGACGAACCCCCGAGCATTCGAGTGACGGCCGATCGACGCGGCCAGCGATGGCTGATCTCCGTTCGTGACGAGGGAATCGGCATCGATCCCGAGGACCAGGATCTGGTCTTCGAGGTGTTCCAGCGCCTCCACAGCCGCGACGAACAGGCCGGAACGGGGATCGGCCTCGCGCTCTGTCAACGGATCGTCGAACGCCACGGCGGGCGCCTCTGGGTCGAGTCCGAGCCTGGCGAGGGCTCGACGTTCTCGTTTACGCTTCCAGCAGCCGAGGAGTGA
- a CDS encoding GNAT family N-acetyltransferase, whose amino-acid sequence MSRLDIRRATGADAPAIARLYRQAYASAAQLGYPSRMTEIDAETVAEWLEREAVTLVASADGAGVAIDDVQTATDEDEFVGTVRLLEERDEPYLERLAVHPDWQGEGVATTLVDRVEELARGREYDCVQLTTFDEHPFLLKWYRERGYEPTEYHESSRHDYAFVSMEKSLE is encoded by the coding sequence ATGTCCCGTCTCGACATCCGACGGGCGACGGGCGCGGACGCCCCCGCCATCGCGCGGCTCTATCGGCAGGCCTACGCGAGCGCCGCCCAGCTCGGCTACCCCTCGCGAATGACCGAGATCGACGCCGAAACCGTCGCGGAGTGGCTCGAGCGCGAGGCCGTGACGCTGGTCGCGAGCGCCGACGGCGCGGGAGTCGCCATCGATGACGTTCAAACCGCTACTGACGAAGACGAGTTCGTCGGCACCGTCCGTCTCCTCGAGGAGCGCGACGAACCGTACCTCGAGCGGCTGGCGGTCCACCCCGACTGGCAGGGCGAAGGGGTGGCGACCACGCTCGTCGACCGCGTCGAGGAACTCGCACGCGGGCGCGAGTACGACTGCGTCCAGTTGACGACGTTCGACGAACACCCGTTCCTCCTGAAGTGGTACCGCGAACGCGGATACGAGCCAACCGAGTATCACGAGTCTTCGCGTCACGACTACGCGTTCGTCTCGATGGAAAAGTCCCTCGAGTGA
- the nadC gene encoding carboxylating nicotinate-nucleotide diphosphorylase, whose amino-acid sequence MISDLQIERWLREDLGHHDVTNDVPGETTGRLVTKEKGTVAGLEAACAVFEYLDVDVLEALEDGTEVDVGDVVLRVEGSARDVLRGERVAINLAGHASGIATRTAGAVAAARQESEHVRVAATRKTTPGFRGLEKRAVVAGGGDTHRLDLSHMVMVKDNHVAEMGLEAAVSHFRERVSFATQIEVEVESPAQAVRAAEAGADIVLLDNMAPETVEEALAALEDGEFRASRDSTGADRVLTEASGGITLETVPAYATTGVDVISMGSLTHSAPSLDLSFRTGQ is encoded by the coding sequence ATGATCTCCGACCTGCAGATCGAACGCTGGCTCCGCGAGGACCTCGGCCACCACGACGTGACGAACGACGTTCCGGGCGAGACGACCGGTCGTCTCGTCACCAAGGAGAAGGGGACCGTCGCGGGGCTCGAGGCCGCGTGCGCCGTGTTCGAGTACCTCGACGTCGACGTCCTCGAGGCTCTCGAGGACGGCACCGAGGTCGACGTCGGCGACGTCGTTCTCCGCGTCGAGGGCTCGGCACGGGACGTGTTGCGCGGCGAGCGAGTCGCCATCAACCTCGCCGGTCACGCCTCGGGAATCGCCACCCGAACGGCCGGGGCCGTCGCCGCCGCTCGCCAGGAATCCGAGCACGTTCGGGTCGCGGCGACCCGGAAGACGACGCCCGGCTTCCGTGGGCTCGAGAAACGCGCTGTCGTCGCCGGCGGGGGCGACACCCACCGCCTCGACCTCTCGCACATGGTCATGGTCAAGGACAACCACGTCGCCGAGATGGGGCTCGAGGCGGCCGTCTCCCACTTCCGCGAGCGCGTCTCCTTCGCCACGCAGATCGAGGTGGAGGTCGAGTCACCTGCCCAGGCGGTTCGGGCAGCCGAGGCTGGGGCCGACATCGTCTTGCTCGATAACATGGCACCCGAAACCGTCGAGGAGGCGCTGGCGGCGCTCGAGGACGGCGAGTTCCGAGCTAGCCGTGACAGTACAGGTGCCGACCGCGTGCTAACCGAAGCGAGCGGCGGGATCACCCTCGAGACCGTGCCCGCGTATGCGACGACGGGCGTCGACGTGATTTCGATGGGGTCGCTGACGCACTCCGCGCCGTCGCTCGACCTCTCCTTTCGGACCGGCCAGTAG
- a CDS encoding mechanosensitive ion channel family protein, protein MIDALLGSLAALFEEVPAWQATLLLVGISFGIAALLEVVILRTLLRYTSRTKTQYDNILVQELRAPVVLTAAMAGVYVLTQIPSVTENVLLTTAQLDTFFGKPSLSVIVVAWALASNRLVNRFVEEVKDKGSRFDFAPVFSNVWTLIVFVGTIGILLSLWEYSISPLLGAAGVAGIAVGFAARDTVANFFGGIALYFDDTYKLGDYIELDTGEAGTVVKVGVRSTTLMMRDEVLVTVPNAALNAAKVINQSAPSRRRRLKVPIGVAYGTDIDAFEELVLELADEEPLVLESPKPRMRFRSFGDSALEYELLCWVASPTRANKARHKLNRAMYKALTAAEIEIPFPQRDVTVHTAAVPDDGDVPEPSSAASGSRAVASER, encoded by the coding sequence ATGATAGACGCGCTCCTCGGTTCGCTCGCCGCGCTGTTCGAGGAGGTCCCCGCCTGGCAGGCGACCCTCCTGCTCGTCGGCATCTCGTTCGGGATCGCCGCCCTCCTCGAGGTCGTGATCCTCCGGACGCTCCTTCGGTACACCAGTCGAACGAAGACCCAGTACGACAACATCCTCGTCCAGGAACTCCGGGCACCGGTCGTCCTGACGGCCGCGATGGCGGGCGTTTACGTGCTCACGCAGATCCCGTCGGTCACTGAGAACGTCCTGCTCACGACGGCACAACTCGACACGTTCTTCGGGAAGCCGTCGCTGTCCGTCATCGTCGTCGCCTGGGCGCTGGCCTCGAATCGCCTCGTCAACCGGTTCGTCGAGGAGGTCAAGGACAAGGGCTCGCGATTCGACTTCGCGCCGGTCTTCTCGAACGTCTGGACGCTGATCGTGTTCGTTGGCACCATCGGCATCCTGCTGTCGCTGTGGGAGTACAGCATCTCGCCGCTGCTCGGTGCAGCGGGCGTCGCTGGCATCGCCGTCGGGTTCGCCGCCCGGGACACCGTCGCCAACTTCTTCGGCGGGATCGCGCTGTACTTCGACGACACGTACAAGCTCGGCGATTACATCGAACTGGATACCGGCGAGGCCGGCACCGTCGTCAAAGTCGGCGTCAGGTCGACGACGCTGATGATGCGCGACGAGGTGCTGGTCACGGTGCCGAACGCGGCGCTGAACGCCGCGAAGGTTATCAACCAGTCGGCCCCCAGCCGTCGGCGACGGCTCAAAGTCCCGATCGGCGTCGCCTACGGGACGGACATTGACGCGTTCGAGGAACTCGTCCTGGAACTGGCGGACGAGGAACCGCTCGTCCTCGAGTCGCCGAAACCGCGGATGCGATTTCGATCGTTCGGCGATTCGGCGCTCGAGTACGAACTCCTGTGCTGGGTGGCGTCACCGACTCGCGCCAACAAGGCCCGACACAAACTCAATCGAGCGATGTACAAGGCGCTGACCGCGGCGGAGATCGAGATTCCGTTCCCCCAGCGCGATGTCACCGTCCACACGGCCGCCGTTCCAGACGACGGCGACGTGCCGGAGCCATCGTCGGCCGCGAGCGGCTCCAGGGCGGTCGCTTCGGAACGGTAG